A single region of the Streptomyces virginiae genome encodes:
- a CDS encoding protein kinase family protein: MAERSTAAVDVADNSGNEPLTAQAAQATSDGVDIQNGRAADGPMPDKDGERTNPAPAAAPELHSGHKLARRYRLEECVTRVDGFSSWRAMDEKLRRAVGVHLMPADHARARSVLAAARSSALLGDPRFVQVLDAVEENDLVYVVHEWLPDATELTALLAVGPLEAHEAYQLVSQVSQAMAAAHREGLAHLRLTPSAILRTSTGQYRIRGLAVNAALRGITSETPQRADTEAIGALLYAALTQRWPYESDAYGLTGLPKGVGLIAPDQVRAGVHRGLGELAMRALANDGATASRQEPACTTPDELAKAVAAMPRIRPPEPAFTAPPEYQHTTYQQGIYGRPTPPGVNTPQSRPVAPPPPPLQSRTGRALKWGVAALLIAALGLGSWQLADTLLDHSGQQGNSGTNNNPQTGTEDNPKQPEPGKELKIRDVSVLGGSVKPALAPKTIDGDPGSAWITPEYYNYANFGRLETENDGSGIIVDLGEVRYVSGLDIDMYLPGQTVEILAAAPDSAAPSSVSGFAQRITELKRTDKKIQTTLDTPIRARYVLIHITELPSSGGGYRGGINEIKVLGSSS, translated from the coding sequence GTGGCGGAACGTAGCACGGCTGCCGTCGACGTGGCCGACAACAGCGGCAATGAGCCGCTGACCGCTCAGGCGGCACAGGCCACGTCCGACGGGGTGGACATCCAGAACGGACGAGCCGCGGACGGACCCATGCCCGACAAGGACGGCGAACGCACCAACCCGGCCCCTGCGGCCGCACCCGAACTGCACAGCGGACACAAGCTCGCCAGACGCTATCGGCTGGAAGAGTGCGTCACCCGTGTGGACGGATTCAGCAGTTGGCGCGCGATGGACGAGAAGCTGCGCCGGGCCGTGGGTGTGCACCTGATGCCCGCCGACCACGCGCGCGCTCGCTCCGTCCTGGCCGCCGCACGGTCCTCCGCCCTGCTCGGCGACCCGCGGTTCGTCCAGGTCCTGGACGCCGTGGAGGAGAACGACCTCGTCTACGTCGTCCACGAGTGGCTGCCCGACGCCACCGAGCTCACCGCGCTCCTCGCCGTCGGCCCCCTGGAGGCCCACGAGGCCTACCAGCTCGTCAGCCAGGTCTCCCAGGCGATGGCCGCCGCGCACCGTGAGGGTCTCGCCCATCTGCGGCTGACGCCCAGCGCGATACTGCGCACGTCCACGGGCCAGTACCGCATCCGTGGCCTCGCCGTGAACGCCGCCCTGCGCGGCATCACCAGCGAGACCCCGCAGCGGGCCGACACCGAGGCCATCGGCGCCCTGCTGTACGCCGCCCTCACCCAGCGCTGGCCGTACGAGAGCGACGCGTACGGCCTCACCGGACTGCCCAAGGGCGTCGGCCTGATCGCCCCCGACCAGGTACGCGCCGGTGTCCACCGGGGCCTGGGCGAACTCGCCATGCGCGCGCTCGCCAACGACGGGGCCACCGCCTCCCGTCAGGAGCCCGCTTGCACCACTCCTGACGAGCTGGCCAAGGCCGTGGCCGCGATGCCCCGCATCCGGCCGCCGGAGCCCGCCTTCACCGCCCCGCCGGAGTACCAGCACACCACCTACCAGCAGGGGATCTACGGCCGTCCCACGCCTCCTGGCGTGAACACGCCCCAGAGCCGGCCCGTCGCGCCCCCGCCGCCGCCGTTGCAGAGCCGTACCGGCCGGGCCCTCAAGTGGGGCGTCGCCGCCCTGCTCATCGCCGCCCTCGGCCTGGGCAGCTGGCAGCTGGCCGACACCCTCCTGGACCACAGCGGCCAGCAGGGCAACAGCGGCACCAACAACAACCCGCAGACCGGTACCGAGGACAACCCGAAGCAGCCCGAACCCGGCAAGGAACTGAAGATCCGGGACGTCTCCGTGCTCGGGGGCTCGGTGAAACCCGCTTTGGCTCCTAAGACCATCGATGGGGACCCCGGATCCGCCTGGATCACCCCCGAGTACTACAACTACGCCAACTTCGGCCGTCTGGAGACGGAGAACGACGGCAGCGGGATCATCGTCGACCTGGGCGAGGTCCGGTATGTGTCCGGGCTCGACATCGACATGTATCTGCCCGGTCAGACGGTCGAGATCCTCGCCGCCGCCCCGGACAGCGCCGCCCCCAGCTCCGTCTCCGGCTTCGCCCAGCGGATCACCGAGCTGAAGCGCACCGACAAGAAGATCCAGACCACGCTCGACACCCCGATCCGTGCCCGCTACGTGCTGATCCACATCACCGAGCTGCCCTCTTCCGGCGGCGGCTACCGGGGCGGGATCAACGAGATCAAGGTGCTCGGCTCGTCTTCCTGA
- the sigM gene encoding RNA polymerase sigma factor SigM, whose translation MREGTTEGRSDQELLAQHVAGDPEAFGELVRRHRDRLWAVALRTLGDREEAADAVQDALVSAYRAANTFRGDSAVTTWLHRITVNACLDRARKAASRRTSPIDDTDRLERLLEPHESAEAPAERQDLHRQLLAALSTLPADQRAALVLVDMQGYPVAEAARVLDVPTGTVKSRCARGRAKLVPLLTHLRTNAGDNTAVERGRNRTPGPPVPPAAEPRHPDPDAVKGGGGRS comes from the coding sequence ATGCGAGAAGGAACCACGGAGGGCCGCAGCGACCAGGAGCTCCTGGCGCAGCACGTGGCCGGGGATCCCGAGGCCTTCGGTGAGCTCGTGCGGCGGCACCGGGACCGGTTGTGGGCCGTGGCGCTGCGGACCCTCGGGGATCGGGAGGAGGCCGCGGACGCCGTCCAGGACGCCTTGGTCTCCGCCTATCGGGCCGCCAACACCTTCCGCGGGGATTCCGCCGTCACCACCTGGCTGCACCGGATCACCGTCAATGCCTGCCTGGACCGGGCCCGCAAGGCCGCCTCGCGTCGGACCTCGCCGATCGACGACACGGACCGCCTGGAGCGCCTTCTGGAGCCCCATGAGTCCGCGGAGGCCCCTGCGGAGCGCCAGGACCTCCATCGCCAGCTCCTGGCCGCTCTGAGCACCCTCCCGGCCGACCAGCGGGCCGCTCTGGTCCTCGTCGACATGCAGGGATACCCCGTCGCCGAGGCCGCCCGGGTCCTCGACGTGCCCACCGGCACCGTCAAGAGCCGGTGTGCGCGCGGCCGCGCGAAACTCGTGCCACTCCTCACTCATCTGCGCACGAATGCCGGGGATAACACCGCCGTCGAGCGGGGAAGGAACCGGACGCCGGGCCCACCCGTCCCACCAGCGGCAGAACCCAGGCATCCAGACCCAGACGCTGTGAAGGGCGGAGGTGGACGATCATGA
- a CDS encoding anti-sigma factor family protein gives MTPPTGMSGTTGTIRHPDVSEISDLTEGLLSPSRTAEIRRHLDDCALCADVRASLEEIRSLLGTLPGPARMPADIAGRIDAALAAEALLDSTQPRVEDAPTDRPRTPDRDVSRGTAPAGHPTGPTGPGRRRARRRIAVLTGLVGAAACALGVFLFGDFSGTSTHETATSGQASDSAARPPAAASGEDTYTAQGLQDSVRQLIAGGQGAKNVPGEQNNTLGLENTAPAPGDKRGATSVPGCVQQATGRPDTPLAAERGSYQGTPVYLLVLPHPADSARVDAYLVDTTCDQSGSDGPGKVLLTHTYAR, from the coding sequence ATGACCCCGCCCACTGGCATGTCCGGCACGACCGGCACGATCCGGCACCCGGACGTCTCGGAGATCTCCGACCTCACCGAAGGTCTCCTCTCCCCGTCCCGTACCGCCGAGATCCGGCGCCATCTCGACGACTGCGCCCTGTGCGCCGATGTCCGCGCCTCCCTGGAGGAGATCCGCTCGCTCCTCGGCACCCTCCCGGGCCCGGCCCGGATGCCCGCCGACATCGCCGGACGCATCGACGCGGCCCTCGCCGCGGAGGCCCTTCTCGACTCCACCCAGCCGCGGGTCGAGGACGCGCCCACCGACCGGCCCCGCACGCCGGACCGCGATGTTTCACGTGGAACCGCGCCCGCCGGTCACCCGACCGGCCCAACCGGGCCCGGGCGACGCCGTGCGCGTCGCCGGATCGCCGTGCTCACCGGTCTGGTCGGAGCCGCGGCCTGCGCCTTGGGCGTCTTCCTGTTCGGCGACTTCTCGGGCACGTCGACGCACGAGACCGCCACGAGTGGCCAGGCGTCCGATTCCGCCGCGCGGCCTCCCGCCGCTGCCTCGGGCGAGGACACGTACACCGCTCAGGGGCTTCAGGACAGCGTCCGGCAGCTCATCGCGGGCGGCCAGGGTGCCAAGAACGTTCCCGGGGAACAGAACAACACCCTCGGTCTGGAGAACACCGCCCCCGCCCCGGGTGACAAGCGGGGAGCGACTTCCGTCCCCGGCTGTGTCCAGCAGGCCACCGGCCGGCCGGACACACCGCTCGCCGCCGAACGCGGCAGCTACCAGGGCACCCCCGTCTACCTCCTCGTCCTGCCGCACCCTGCCGACTCCGCCCGCGTGGACGCCTACCTCGTCGACACCACATGCGACCAGAGCGGTTCGGACGGCCCCGGAAAGGTCCTTCTGACGCACACCTACGCGCGGTAG
- the trxB gene encoding thioredoxin-disulfide reductase yields MSDVRNVIIIGSGPAGYTAALYTARASLKPLVFEGAVTAGGALMNTTEVENFPGFQDGIMGPDLMDNMRAQAERFGAELISDDVVAVDLSGEIKTVTDTAGTVHRAKAVIVTTGSQHRKLGLPNEDALSGRGVSWCATCDGFFFKDHDIAVVGGGDTAIEEATFLSRFAKSVTIVHRRDSLRASKAMQDRAFADPKIKFAWDSEVAEIHGDQKLSGLTLRNTKTGETSELPVTGLFIAVGHDPRTELFKGQLDLDEEGYLKVEAPSTRTSATGVFGAGDVVDHTYRQAITAAGTGCSAALDAERFLAALADAEKVHAAV; encoded by the coding sequence GTGAGCGACGTTCGAAACGTGATCATCATCGGCTCCGGGCCGGCCGGTTACACCGCCGCCCTGTACACCGCACGCGCTTCGCTCAAGCCGCTGGTCTTCGAAGGAGCCGTCACCGCCGGTGGCGCCCTGATGAACACCACCGAGGTGGAGAACTTCCCGGGCTTCCAGGACGGCATCATGGGCCCCGACCTCATGGACAACATGCGTGCCCAGGCCGAGCGCTTCGGCGCCGAGCTGATCTCGGACGACGTCGTGGCCGTCGACCTCAGCGGTGAGATCAAGACCGTCACCGACACCGCCGGCACCGTGCACCGCGCCAAGGCCGTCATCGTCACCACCGGTTCGCAGCACCGCAAGCTCGGCCTGCCCAACGAGGACGCCCTCTCCGGCCGCGGTGTCTCCTGGTGCGCCACCTGCGACGGGTTCTTCTTCAAGGACCACGACATCGCCGTCGTTGGCGGCGGCGACACCGCGATCGAGGAGGCCACCTTCCTCTCGCGCTTCGCCAAGTCCGTCACGATCGTCCACCGCCGCGACAGCCTGCGTGCCTCGAAGGCCATGCAGGACCGCGCCTTCGCCGACCCGAAGATCAAGTTCGCCTGGGACAGCGAGGTCGCGGAGATCCACGGCGACCAGAAGCTCTCCGGCCTCACCCTGCGCAACACCAAGACCGGTGAGACCTCCGAGCTGCCCGTGACCGGCCTCTTCATCGCCGTCGGACACGACCCGCGCACCGAGCTCTTCAAGGGCCAGCTCGACCTCGACGAGGAGGGTTACCTCAAGGTCGAGGCCCCCTCCACCCGGACCAGCGCCACCGGCGTGTTCGGCGCCGGCGACGTCGTGGACCACACCTACCGTCAGGCCATCACCGCTGCGGGTACCGGCTGCTCCGCCGCCCTCGACGCCGAGCGCTTCCTCGCGGCGCTCGCGGACGCCGAGAAGGTCCACGCAGCGGTCTGA
- the trxA gene encoding thioredoxin codes for MAGTLKNVTDADFDEQVLRSDKPVLVDFWAAWCGPCRQIAPSLEAIASEYGDQIEIVKLNIDENPATAAKYGVMSIPTLNVYQGGEVAKTIVGAKPKAAILRDLSEFVEVKTA; via the coding sequence GTGGCCGGCACCCTCAAGAACGTGACCGACGCTGACTTCGACGAGCAGGTCCTCAGGAGCGACAAGCCCGTACTGGTGGACTTCTGGGCCGCCTGGTGCGGACCGTGCCGCCAGATCGCGCCGTCCCTCGAGGCCATCGCCTCCGAGTACGGCGACCAGATCGAGATCGTCAAGCTCAACATCGACGAGAACCCGGCCACGGCCGCCAAGTACGGCGTCATGTCCATCCCGACCCTGAACGTCTACCAGGGCGGCGAGGTCGCCAAGACCATCGTCGGTGCGAAGCCGAAGGCTGCCATCCTGCGCGACCTCTCCGAGTTCGTCGAGGTCAAGACCGCCTGA
- a CDS encoding GNAT family N-acetyltransferase, producing the protein MGRRLVPLTLDNLQDLPRRCRSCVFWELDPVSGQAAVKAGTPAQEKEAWISAVLLEWGSCGRVVYVDEVPVGFVLYAPPAYVPRAASFPTSPVSPDAVQLITAWIMPGYQGQGLGRVMVQTVAKDLLRRGFRAIEAFGDAHWEGPACLLPADHLLAVGFKTVRPHPVHPRLRLELRSTLSWKEDVELALDRLLGAARKEPALRPL; encoded by the coding sequence ATGGGTCGTCGGCTGGTACCGCTCACGCTGGACAACCTCCAGGACCTGCCGCGTCGTTGCCGGTCCTGTGTCTTCTGGGAACTGGACCCGGTCAGCGGCCAGGCCGCCGTGAAGGCCGGTACTCCGGCGCAGGAGAAGGAGGCGTGGATCTCCGCCGTCCTGCTGGAGTGGGGATCCTGCGGCCGAGTGGTCTACGTGGACGAGGTGCCGGTGGGCTTCGTCCTCTACGCGCCGCCGGCGTACGTCCCTCGGGCCGCTTCCTTTCCGACCAGCCCGGTCTCGCCCGATGCCGTGCAGCTGATCACCGCCTGGATCATGCCGGGGTATCAGGGACAGGGGCTGGGGCGGGTCATGGTCCAGACGGTGGCCAAGGACCTGCTGCGGCGTGGATTCCGGGCGATCGAGGCGTTCGGGGACGCGCACTGGGAGGGCCCGGCCTGTCTGCTGCCGGCGGACCATCTCCTGGCGGTGGGCTTCAAGACCGTACGGCCGCATCCGGTGCATCCACGGCTGCGGCTGGAGCTGCGCTCGACGTTGTCCTGGAAGGAAGACGTGGAGCTGGCGCTGGATCGGCTGCTGGGCGCGGCACGCAAGGAACCCGCGCTACGGCCGCTGTGA
- a CDS encoding ParB/RepB/Spo0J family partition protein encodes MSERRRGLGRGLGALIPAAPQEKTPPVIGAGSTSPSAVPTLASERGVAAAKLAALVQADVSRETSLAIVPEADPEPQTENETESNTVAGATFAELPMDAITPNPRQPREVFDEDALAELVTSIQEVGLLQPVVVRQSAPGRYELIMGERRWRACREAGLEAIPAIIRATDDEKLLLDALLENLHRAQLNPLEEAAAYDQLLRDFKCTHDQLADRIGRSRPQVSNTLRLLKLSPSVQRRVAAGVLSAGHARALLSVDDSEAQDKLAHRIVAEGLSVRAVEEIVTLMASEPSSVVKPKGPRAGARVAPALNELATRLSDRFETRVKVDLGQKKGKITVEFASMEDLERILGTLAPGEGRVLDQGLAGE; translated from the coding sequence GTGAGTGAGCGACGTAGGGGTCTGGGGCGGGGGCTCGGTGCGCTGATCCCCGCGGCTCCGCAGGAGAAGACGCCCCCGGTGATCGGTGCCGGTTCGACGTCTCCGTCAGCGGTGCCGACGCTGGCTTCGGAGCGGGGGGTGGCGGCGGCGAAGCTCGCTGCGCTCGTACAGGCCGATGTTTCACGTGAAACATCACTCGCGATTGTTCCGGAGGCCGATCCGGAGCCTCAGACCGAGAACGAGACCGAGAGCAACACGGTCGCGGGGGCGACGTTCGCCGAGCTCCCGATGGACGCGATCACGCCGAACCCGCGCCAGCCGCGCGAGGTGTTCGACGAGGACGCGCTCGCCGAGCTGGTGACCTCCATCCAGGAGGTGGGCCTGCTTCAGCCGGTGGTGGTACGGCAGTCGGCCCCCGGTCGCTATGAGCTGATCATGGGTGAGCGGCGCTGGCGTGCCTGTCGTGAGGCCGGGCTGGAGGCCATCCCGGCGATCATCCGGGCGACGGACGACGAGAAGCTGCTGCTGGACGCGCTGCTGGAGAACCTGCACCGGGCCCAGCTGAACCCGCTGGAGGAAGCCGCGGCCTACGACCAGCTGCTGCGTGACTTCAAGTGCACCCACGACCAGCTGGCCGACCGGATCGGGCGCTCGCGTCCCCAGGTGTCGAACACGCTGCGGTTGCTGAAGCTGTCCCCCTCGGTGCAGCGCCGGGTGGCTGCGGGCGTGCTGTCGGCCGGGCACGCGCGTGCGCTGCTCTCCGTGGACGACTCCGAGGCCCAGGACAAGCTGGCGCACCGGATCGTGGCCGAGGGGCTGTCGGTGCGCGCGGTCGAGGAGATCGTGACGCTGATGGCCTCGGAGCCGTCGAGCGTGGTGAAGCCGAAGGGGCCGCGTGCGGGTGCCCGGGTGGCTCCGGCGCTCAACGAGCTGGCGACGCGGCTGTCGGACCGGTTCGAGACGCGGGTGAAGGTGGATCTGGGTCAGAAGAAGGGCAAGATCACCGTCGAGTTCGCCTCGATGGAGGATCTGGAGCGGATTCTGGGGACGCTGGCGCCGGGCGAGGGCCGGGTGCTGGATCAGGGTCTTGCCGGGGAGTGA